The segment CTAGGCCCCAATCAAGCGCCTGAAAAAGCGGAATGGTTGGAATTCACCTGAAAAGCCCGGCGTTCGTGCGGTTGCGAGACCAAACACGAACCGACCCGGGAGCTTTTCAGGTGAGCCGAAGGATACGACGCGCGGTGGCGCGAGACGAGCGGAAGATCGGACGACGACTGGACGCCGCAAAGGGAGGGCTCGCACGACGAAGCGACGGCCCCGAGCTCGCGGGCAACCCACGGCTGGAGTTCGCCGAGCGGACACGGGCGATGCCGTATGGAGGGGTCGGGACGATGCTCAAGCTCGCCCGGGAGGTCGGGCTCATGGCGAAGCTGGACGATGAACTCGACGTCATTCAGCGACCTCACCCCTACACCGACGCCGACCACGTGATGAACATCGCGCTCAACATCCTCTGCGGTGGGCATGTGCTCGACGACATCGAGGTTCGGCGCAACGACATTGTGTTCCTCGACGCGCTCGGCGCACGCTCCATCCCCGACCCGACGACGGCTGGCGACTTCTGCCGCCGCTTCGACGCCGAGGCCGTCTTGCGGCTGATGATGATCGTCAACGACATCCGGGTGGACATGTGGCGCGGGCAGGGGGCCGACTTCGTCGGCGAGACCGCGCGCATCGACGCGGACGGCTCGCTCGTGCCGACCGAGGGCGAATGCAAGGAGGGGATGGACGTCACCTACAAGGGCATCTGGGGCTACCACCCGCTCGTCGTCTCCCTTGCGAACACGCAGGAGCCGCTATGGGTCCTGAACCGCGGCGGCAACCGACCCTCGCACGAGAATGCCGTCCACTTTCTCGACGAGTCGGTCCGACTCGTTCGCCGCGCAGGCTTCTCGGACATCCTGCTCCGCGGCGATACCGATTTCTCGCAGACCGAGCACCTCGACCGATGGGACACGGACGGTGTGCGCTTCGTGTTCGGCTACGACGCCCACCCGGGCCTGGTGAAGCAGGCAGACGCGCTCGACGAGACCGACTACGAGCGCCTCGAGCGCGAGGCGGACCGAGCCTTCGCGGGTAAGCGCCGCGCCAAGCAACCGCGGATCAAGGAACAGGTCGTGCGCGAGCGTGGCTTCAAGAACCTGGTGCTGTCGCACGAGGACGTCGCGGAGTTCGCGTACCAGCCGACGAAGGCGAGCAAGAGCTACCGCATGGTCGCGCTCCGCAAGACCATCGACGAGGAGCGCGGTCAGCTCTGGATCGACACCCACGCGCGCTACTTCTTCTACATCACGAACGACCGCGAGATGAGCGCTGAGCAGGTCGTTCGCGAGGCCAACGACCGCTGCAACCAGGAGCGCCTCATCGAGCAGCTCAAGAGCGGCGTTCGGGCCCTCCACGCGCCGCTCAACACCCTAAACGCGAACTGGGCCTACATGGTCATCGCGTCCCTGGCATGGACCCTCAAGGCGTGGTTTGCGATGCGTCTCCCCGTGTCCCCGCGCTGGCGCGAGCGACACCGCGCGCAGCGCGACCGGGTCCTGCGCATGGAGTTCCGCACCTTCGTACAGACCCTCATGTGGATCCCCGTGCAGGTCCTGAAGACAGGTCGGCGACTCGTCTACCGCGTCCTCGCTTGGCGCCCGGACCTACCCATCCTCTTCCGCCTCGACCGCGCGCTCGACTCGAGCTGACCGCAAGGCCTGTCCGACGCAATGGGGCCCGGGCAGGTCGGCTCGTGAACGTAAACCGCAGGGCACGAGAGGAAGGAACTGTGACCGACGACCAGCAACGGTACTTACCCGGGCTTCGCCCGATGCCGGGGTGCGCTCGGTGCCTCGGAAACTCTGACCGCCCTTGCCCATGGATCAGCAGCCGCTTGATTGGGGGCTAGGGCTCGGCGCTCGGGTCCCGGCTCTCACACGCTGTGAGCGAGCCGCGGAGGTGGCCGCGGTCGTCCTCGGTGCAGGTGAGCGTCGCGCACGCCTCGCGGCTCAGCTCGGGCGCGCGGTCGAAGTAGGAGTAGTCGCCCGTCAGGACCTCGACGGTGCAGCCGCCGTCGGCCGCGGGCGCGACGAAGTAGTCCATCAGGATCGCGGTCTCGGCGGCGTAGAAGGCGCCGCGGCCGTGGCGAGGGGTGCATGTCCGGGCGGCCTCGCAGAAGCAATCGAGCGCGGCGCGCGCCTCGGCGTCGGAGGAGGGCGCGCTCAGGCCGGAGCCGAAGCACCCGCAGCTGTCCGAGACGGCCACGTCGGCCGCGAAGTCGACGGCGCGCGCGTGCTGCCCGGTCTCGGCGAAGGCCTCGCCCCACGGGTCGGCGCACGCGACGGTGAGGGGACGGACGTCGCCCTCTACACCTGCCGCTCCATGGCTGAGCGCGCACCCCACGGCGAGCGTGACGGTCATCGCGCCGATGCCACTGCGTGCCAATCCACCCATGAACGACCCGCCACCGCAGGAACGGTGCCATGCTCCAGCGGGCGTGAGCATCTACGCGACCCTCTGGCAGCTCGAGTTTCCCCGCTACGGCGACGCGCACACCGGCTGCGAGTGGATCCGTGTCTTCGCGGAGGCGGTCCCGGAGCACGTCGAGCCTCCGGAGTTCCTGCCGTGCGACCGGGGCCAGATCGAGGGCGGTCACTTCCACGCGGTGGTGATCGTGACTCGGGCGACGAAGAAGGGGCCTCCTCACGCCGGGCCGCAGGAGCACGTCGACCCGCTGCTGGTGCTCTCCGCCGCCGAGTACGCGGTGACCGACTTCAGCCGGCTGCACGCGAGGATCTGTGACGCGCTGCGGGGCGATCGACCTCGCTTCGTCGGCGAGTCCATGCGGGCCGACGGACGCACCACGCTCGTCTACGAGGACGGGACGAGCCGGGTCATCGAGACTCCGGTGGAGGTCAGCTCGAGCTGAGCGCGCTCAGGAGCTGGGCCGCGGGGAGGGCGCCGAGGGCGAGGGCGGCCCACGCCAAAGGAGCCTGGGAGCCGAGCGCGGCGAGGAGCGGGGCCGCGGTCATCAGCGAGGCGACCGAGAGGGCTCCGAGGGCGCGGGACGTCATGCCCTCCGCACGTAGGGCCCGCAGCGGCGGTCGTCAGTCGCCGATGTAGGGCGCCGGGGGGTGGGCCTCGATGAAGGCGACGGCCTCGTCCGGGGTGTCGCAGTAGCCGATCCAGTCGGCGTACTGGCGGCCGGACGAGAGGCGCTCGAGGAGCGGGGCCACGGGGCGATGGGTGCGCCAGTAGTCGCGGCCGAGGAAGACCATGGGGCTGATGACGTCGAAGGTGCCGTAGTGGTTCTGGGCCGCGTCCATGAAGACCTCCTGGATCGTGCCCGCGCTGCCCGGGGCGTAGAGGACGCCGTGGGTGGCGATGGCCAGCAGGCCGTCCTCGCGGAGGCTGTTCGAGAAGTACTTGGCCGCGTGGGTGGCGAAGAGGTTGGTGGGCTCGTGGCCGTAGAACCAGGTCGGGATGGCCAGGCTCGCGGTGCCGTCGGGGTGGCGCCGCTTGATGGCGAGCGCGGTGTCGAACCAGCCAGCGTCCCGGTAGCCCGGGGCCGCGGAGAGCGCCTCGACCGCGCCGACGAGGGCGGCGTCGTCCTCGCGGGCCAGCCACGCGCCGAGGTTGCAGGCCTCCATGGCGCCCGGGCCGCCGCCGCTGACGAGGAAGTAGCCGCGCTGGGCCAGGCGCTGGGCGATGCGGGCCACGCTGAGGTAGGCGGGCGCGTCCCGCTTCATGGCGTGGCCGCCCATGACCGCGACGGGGCGCTCGCCCCGGAGCAGCTCGTGCTTGGCGTCGTCGATGGCGTGGTCGTGCAGGCGCTGGGCGAGGGCCTCGAGGATGGGGGTCGGCTCGGACGCGCGGCGGAAGGACTGGTAGCGGTCGTAGATGCGCGCGTCGCGTGAGGACTCCCAGAAGCTCGCGGGGCGGCCCTCCTCGTAGCCCTCCATGAGCTCCTCGGGCGTGTAGAGGCGGGGGCGGTAGGGTTGGTAGGGGCGATCTTCGAGGGCGGGGAAGAGGACGGCGCCGCTGGCGCGCAGGTGCTCGGCCACGGGCGGCTCGAGGGCGCAGCCGAGCAGGACGGCGCCCGAGCCGGAGATGTCGAGGAGCCGGGCGTCGAGCCCGCGGAGGTCGAGGCCCTGGATGACGACCTTCTTGAGGTTTCCGACCGCGTCCAGGTGCGCCAGGAGGGCTTCGACGGTTTCGATCTCGACCTGCATCGCGCCCTCGATACGGGACCCCGGAGGCGCTGTCTACGCTTTCGAGGGTCAGAATCGCGCAGGAGGCTTGACGAAAACGCCCTCCGCCCCGTTCAATACGGCCCCGAGCCAGGCTCGGACCGGGAGCGGCGCGCCCCGGCTTCCCCAATTCGCGTCCCAGCGCGACACACCAGAGAGGCGGCAGAGGAGCCCATGTTCGCAGTTGTCATCACGGAAAAGGGTGGTGCCCAGCGCCGGCTGGATTTCGACAAGAACGAGGTCACGATCGGTCGCGTCCAGGGCAACGACATCATCCTGCCCAAAGGCAACGTCTCCAAGCGTCACTCGCGGATCGTCCTGAAGGACAACCGGTTCATCGTCGTCGATCTGAAGAGCACCAACGGTACGTACGTCAACGGCCGGAAGATCACGTCGCCGCTCGTCGTCAAGGCGGGGGACAAGATCTACATCGGTGACTTCATCCTCACCCTCGAGGAGGGCGCAGGAGCCGCCGCTGGAGCGCCGCCGCCCGGGCCGCCCGCCTCGGCGCCGATGCCAGAGCCGAGCGCGCCGAGCGCGCCCGCGCCCGCGCCTCCCGGGCCGCCGCCCGCGCGTCCGTCCGCGCCGCCTCCGCTCCCGCCGCGTCCGAGCGGTCCGGGGCCGGTGGCGCCCGCGCCCGCACCCGCGCCGGCCCCCGCGCCGTCGCCGATGCAGGCGCCCTCTCCCATGCAAGCCTCGCCGGCCCCCGCGCCGGCGCCGGCCCCGTCGCCGATGGCGGCGCCGTCTCCCGCGCAGATGTCGCCGGCCCCCGCGCCCGCGCCGTCTCCGCCGGCCCCCGCGGCGCCCGCTCCGGCTCCGATGGCGCCGGCTCCCGCCCCGTCTCCCGCGCAGATGTCGCCGGCCCCCGCGCCCGCGGCGCCCGCTCCCTCGCCCGCGCCGTCGCCGGCCGCGTCCAGCCCGGGCGCGGACCGCTTCGCGCTCGACGAGGAGCCGCAGGAGGAGAGCTCGGCGCCTTCGCCGCGCGTGGTCTCGTCGTCGTCCGAGGGCTCGGGCCCGAGCGCGTCGCCGACCCCGGCCGGCGGCTCGTCACCCGGCGCGGCCAGCCCGTCGTTCTCGGGAGGGCCTTCGCTCAACCCGTCGCTCAACGGCGCGGGCAGCGAGAAGGACTTCTGGCGCGCGCTCGTCGTCGCCGCGGTCTCCGCCGGCAAGGACGCCGACAGCGCGATGTCGCTCGCGGACGCCATCGTGCGCGCCGCGCGCGACTGACCCTCAGACAGCTCAATCCGAGACGGGGGCGGACTGCTTGACCAGCGGTTCGCCCCTCTCTTGTGTGATCGCGGGGCGATCCTGGCCGGAGTCGGTGTCGAAGAACAACGTGCCCAGCGACACCGCGGCGATCGCGAGCGCCACCACCGCCGCGACCCAGTCCCAGTGCTTGAAGCGCCGCTCGCCGGTCTTCTCGAAGGGGTCGACGTTCGACGCGAGCAGATCGGTCGTGTCGCTCATCGCGTGCCGGGTCGACTGGCCCGCGAGCTCCTCGCGGATGCTGTCCACGCTCTGCCAGGCGCGCGCGCCCCGCGGCAGCTCCGCCTCCTCGGCCGCCCGGGCGAGGGCCTTGCTCATCGAGGCCGCGTCCGGGAAGCGGTCCCCCGGGTCGAAGGAGAGCGCGCGGTCGATCACGCGCTTCAGCGACGCGGGAAGGCCGGGCCTGGCCGTCTCCAGATCCTCGCGCTCGCCGGCGAGGGCCCGGGCCAGGACGGCGTGCGGCGTCTTGCCGCCGAAGGGCGGGCAGCCGGCGAGGGACTCGAAGAGCACCGCGCCGATCGCGTAGAGGTCCGTGCGGTGGTCGAGCTGGCCCGCCTCGATCTGCTCGGGCGCCATGTACTGCGGCGTGCCGACGATGGTGTTGGCGGCGGTGAGGGTCTCCACGCGACCCTCCTGGCTCGCGTCGCGCGAGATGCCGAGGTCGATGAGCTTGACGATCACGCGGCCGTCCGCCTCGCGCTTGAGCACGATGTTGCTCGGCTTGATGTCCCGGTGCACCAGCTCGTGCTCCTCGAGCGCGCTGACCGCGGCGCAGAGCTGGACCCCCAGGTCCGCCACGGCCGCGATGGGGAGCTTGCCGTCGTGGTCGAGCACCGTCGCGAGGTCGGGCCCCTCGATGAGCTCCATGATCAGAAAGGGGATGCTGTCGTTGGTCTCGCCCGCGTCGAGCACCCGCGCGACGTTCTCGGTGCAGAGCCGCGCGCCGAAAATCGCCTCGCGCCGGAAGCGCTCGCGCATCGCCTCGTCGTGCTTGTGCTCCGGGTCGAGCACCTTGAGCGCCACGGGGTAGCCGAGCTGCACGTGCTCACCGCGCAGCACCTCGCCGTGGCCGCCGCGACCGAGCGTGCCGCAGATCCGGAAGCGCCCGGCGACGATCTCGCCCTGCTGGATGGGAGGCTGACCGGTCGGCTGAGTGGGGGATGTGGAGGTCACCCCTTCCGTCAGCGCACAGGGCGTGCCGCGCCCCGGGGCGCGCGTTCCGCGCCGCTCCGCGCGGATCGGATGACACGGCGGGGCGCTCCGCCACGGCGCGTCCCGCCGCGGGTCTCTGACGTCACCATTTGGGAGCCACCCCTCGGGGTGATTCCGTGAAGACGTCTCGCGCGTGAGGCTGTTCGGATGCGGCCCGGCGAGCACGCGATCGTCCTGGGCGCGGGCTTCTCCGGGCTCTGCGCGGCGCGGGTGCTCGCGGCCCGCGGCCTGCGCGTGACGCTGGTGGAGCGGGATCTCTTGACCCTCGAGCCAGGCCCGCGGGCGGGGACTCCGCAGGCTCGACACGCCCACGGGCTGCTCGCGCGCGGCTGCGAGGTCCTCGAGCGGCTCTTCCCGGAGCTCGTGCCTTCGCTGGCGCGGCTGGGCGTGCACCGGGTGGACTGGGGGCGAGACTTCGCGGTGTACGACCGCGGCTGGCTCCCGCGCGAGGAGGTCGGGGTCAGCTCGCTCGCGTGCAGCCGCGACCGGCTCGAGCACGCGATGCGCGAGAGCTTGCTGGAGCGCGGGGAGGTGCGGCTCGAGGCGGGGACGCGCGCCCGGGGGCTGCTCTTCGACGCGAACGGGGGCGTGGCCGGGGTCGACTCGCAGCGAGGGCCGCTGCCCGCGCACTGGGTGCTCGACGCGATGGGTCGGAGCTCGCCGCTGCTCCGCTGGCTCGCGCCGCGCGGCGTGGCCGAGCCGCTCACCACGCGCGTGGTCTCCGGGCGCGCCTACGCGACCCGGCACTATCGCGGGCTCGCCAAGGACTGGTCGGCGCTGCTCGGGGTGACCTCGCCCCCCGACGTGACGCGCGGGGTGATCGTTTACCCGACCGAGAGCGACTGGGACTACGTGACGCTCGTCGGGACCGCGACCGACGCGCCGCCGCGGGACCCGGGCGGCTTCGAGGCGTTCGCCCGCTCGCTGCCGCCGCTCTGGGAGGCGCTCGAGCGCGCCGATCCCTTCTCGCCCGTCTGGTGCCACCGCGACACCGAGACGCGCTATCGGCACGTGGAGGTGCACGAGGCGTGGCCGGAGCGGCTGCTCGTGGTGGGCGACGCGCTCTGCGCGCTGAACCCGGTGCACGCCCAGGGCATGAGCGTGGCGACGCTCTGCGCGGAGGCGCTCGACGACGTGCTGGCCGCCGGCTCCGAGGGCGTCACCCGGCGCTATCACCGCGCGGCCTACGGCGCGCTGGCCGACGCGCTCACCCTCGCGGTGGCCGAGGATCTCCGCTGGTGCACGCCCCCACAGAGCGCGCACCCGACGGTCCCGCGACGGCTCGCCAAGAGGGTCCGGTCCCACCTCGACGCGATCGATCAGCGCGACGTCGCGGCGCGGAGCGCGTACCTGCGGCTCTGGCACCTGCTCGACCCGCTCCCGGCGCACCTGCGCGCGAGGCCGGTCAGCTCGGTGCACGAGGCGCAGTACTCAGCCGCCGCGATGAGCCGCGATGACGTCAAGTAGCCGGTCCACGTCGGACTCGTCGTCGAAGTAGTGGCAGGAGACCCGCACGCCGCCGACGTGGTCGGTGTAGCGCACGGACACCAGCACCGACGCGTCGAGGAGGGCGTTCATGCACGCCTCGTTGGCGGCCGGTGACCCGAGGTCGAAGGTGACGATGCCCGCGCGCTGGGCGGGATCCGTCGGGGTGACCACGCGGGCGCCGCTCGCCTGCAGTCCCTCGATCGCGCGGGAGGCGAGCCCCTCGATGCGCGACGCGATCCGGTCTTGGCCGAGCTCGAGCACCAGCTCCATGGACGCCGCGAGCGCGACGGCGCCCGGGTAGTTGGCGGTGCCGCCCGTCTCGAGCGCGCGCGCCTCGTCGACGAGCCGGTACTCCCGGAACGGCGTGATCGACGGCGTCTGGAAGTACGTGCCCCAGCCGCCGGCCGGGGGCTCGAGGCTGAGGTAGCCGCCGATGGGCATCTTCAGCTCGGCGAGGCGCTCGCCGCGCACGTACATGACGCCGGCGCCGAAGGGAGAGTTGAGCCACTTGTGGCCGCCCGCGATCACCACGTCGACGGGGGTGCGCGAGACGTCGATGGGGAACGCGCCGAGCTGCTGCACGGCGTCGACCACGAGCCACACCCCGCGCTCGCGGCAGAGCGACGCGATGGCGTCGAGGTCGCAGCGGAAGCCGTGGCTCCACTGCACGGAGCTGATGGCGACCATCCGGGTGCGCGGCCCGATCGCGCGCGCGACGTCGTCCACCGAGAAGGTGCCGCCCTCGTGCGCGATGGGGTCGAGCGCGACGCCCTCGAGCTGCGCCCACGGCATGGCGACCTGGAGGAACTCGAGGGAGCTGAGCGCGACCCGATCTCCGTCCTTCCAGTCGAGGGCGCGGGCGAGGGTGCTCAGCCCCTCCGTCGTGCTCTCGACGATGGCGATCTCCTCGGGCTTCGCGCCGAGCATGCGCGCGGCGAGGGGGCGCACCGCGGCGCGGGCCTCGTCCATCGCGATGTGCGCCTCGGTGGCGGAGCGGAAGGGGCAGGTCGCGGTCAGCTCCGCGAAGCGGGCGAGCGCGTCGGTGGCCCGCTTCGGCGCGACGCTCACGCAGGCCGCGTCCAGGAAGGTCTTGTCGGAGAGGGCGGCGAACCCGGCCCGGACCTCGCTCCAGTCGATGTCGTTCACTCTTCCTCTTCCTGCGTGCCCGGCGGCCGGATGGTCGGCGGCCCGGGGATCATGGGCGTCTCGCGCAGCTCGTAGAGATCCTGGAGGGTGGTGGCGTGGCTGCCGTCGAGCGCCTGGCGAAGGATCTCGCGCCCCGCGTCGTCGAGGCTCCCGTGGGGGAGCTTGCGGAGCGCGCCCTTCACGACCGACTTGATGGTGTTCTCGGAGGTGCCGAGCTGGTCGCTCAGGTCCTTGCGGGAGGTGCCCGCGATGGCCGCCGCGAGCACGTCGGTCTCGCGCGGGGAGAGCTTGTAGCGGATGACGGTCTCCTCGAGCAGCCACGACACGCGCTGGTCGGGGACGCGCTCGAAGGCCACCGCGCGGCGCAAGAAGCCGAGCAAGGAGCGGCGCCGGGTGGGCTTGGCGTGGAACTCGGCCCGGTAGCGGTGCGCGCGGTTGATGACCTCCGGCGCGGTGTTCGCCGTCAGCACGAGCACCGGTAACATCGGGCGCGTGCCGCGGACCTCCTTGAGGATCTGCGTGCCGGGCCCGTCCGGGAGGTCCTCCTCCATGATGAGGCCGGTCAGGCGCGCGTCGCCCGCGATCACCTCCAGCGTCTCCTTACGCGTGGTGATCGTGCGTGCCTTGCGGATCTTTCGACACAACGACGCCAGGATCTCTGCCGTCGAGGGGTCGGGATCTGCGATGAGGAAACTGCCGACGTGACTGACGGACACGATCCGTGTGCCTCACTCGATGCTGTCCCCCGCGCCCATCACCGAGCCTAGCAGACGCGACGCGCCCTGCGGTGAAAAACACACACCCTCCTACAACCCTTCGGGGTGATTCACGCACCGCATGTGATCCCCCAAGGTGGTGAAGTGCGAACAGGAGTGGGAGGAGCACGAATGCGACGACGAGTAGACCGACCTCGAGCGAGGCTCGGCCGCGCCGTGCTCATCGCTTCCTTGTGCGTAGCCGCGGGCTGCGCGCAGGAAAGCGGTGATGTGGGGGTCCGCGCCGAGCCATTGATCACGCCGCCGGAGATCGCCAACGGCGTCTCCGACATCGAAGGCCGCTACACCTACGCGGACCCGGACGAGGGGGAGTTCA is part of the Sandaracinaceae bacterium genome and harbors:
- a CDS encoding IS1380 family transposase translates to MRLRDQTRTDPGAFQVSRRIRRAVARDERKIGRRLDAAKGGLARRSDGPELAGNPRLEFAERTRAMPYGGVGTMLKLAREVGLMAKLDDELDVIQRPHPYTDADHVMNIALNILCGGHVLDDIEVRRNDIVFLDALGARSIPDPTTAGDFCRRFDAEAVLRLMMIVNDIRVDMWRGQGADFVGETARIDADGSLVPTEGECKEGMDVTYKGIWGYHPLVVSLANTQEPLWVLNRGGNRPSHENAVHFLDESVRLVRRAGFSDILLRGDTDFSQTEHLDRWDTDGVRFVFGYDAHPGLVKQADALDETDYERLEREADRAFAGKRRAKQPRIKEQVVRERGFKNLVLSHEDVAEFAYQPTKASKSYRMVALRKTIDEERGQLWIDTHARYFFYITNDREMSAEQVVREANDRCNQERLIEQLKSGVRALHAPLNTLNANWAYMVIASLAWTLKAWFAMRLPVSPRWRERHRAQRDRVLRMEFRTFVQTLMWIPVQVLKTGRRLVYRVLAWRPDLPILFRLDRALDSS
- a CDS encoding FHA domain-containing protein, producing MFAVVITEKGGAQRRLDFDKNEVTIGRVQGNDIILPKGNVSKRHSRIVLKDNRFIVVDLKSTNGTYVNGRKITSPLVVKAGDKIYIGDFILTLEEGAGAAAGAPPPGPPASAPMPEPSAPSAPAPAPPGPPPARPSAPPPLPPRPSGPGPVAPAPAPAPAPAPSPMQAPSPMQASPAPAPAPAPSPMAAPSPAQMSPAPAPAPSPPAPAAPAPAPMAPAPAPSPAQMSPAPAPAAPAPSPAPSPAASSPGADRFALDEEPQEESSAPSPRVVSSSSEGSGPSASPTPAGGSSPGAASPSFSGGPSLNPSLNGAGSEKDFWRALVVAAVSAGKDADSAMSLADAIVRAARD
- a CDS encoding serine/threonine-protein kinase, which encodes MTSTSPTQPTGQPPIQQGEIVAGRFRICGTLGRGGHGEVLRGEHVQLGYPVALKVLDPEHKHDEAMRERFRREAIFGARLCTENVARVLDAGETNDSIPFLIMELIEGPDLATVLDHDGKLPIAAVADLGVQLCAAVSALEEHELVHRDIKPSNIVLKREADGRVIVKLIDLGISRDASQEGRVETLTAANTIVGTPQYMAPEQIEAGQLDHRTDLYAIGAVLFESLAGCPPFGGKTPHAVLARALAGEREDLETARPGLPASLKRVIDRALSFDPGDRFPDAASMSKALARAAEEAELPRGARAWQSVDSIREELAGQSTRHAMSDTTDLLASNVDPFEKTGERRFKHWDWVAAVVALAIAAVSLGTLFFDTDSGQDRPAITQERGEPLVKQSAPVSD
- a CDS encoding FAD-dependent oxidoreductase, encoding MRPGEHAIVLGAGFSGLCAARVLAARGLRVTLVERDLLTLEPGPRAGTPQARHAHGLLARGCEVLERLFPELVPSLARLGVHRVDWGRDFAVYDRGWLPREEVGVSSLACSRDRLEHAMRESLLERGEVRLEAGTRARGLLFDANGGVAGVDSQRGPLPAHWVLDAMGRSSPLLRWLAPRGVAEPLTTRVVSGRAYATRHYRGLAKDWSALLGVTSPPDVTRGVIVYPTESDWDYVTLVGTATDAPPRDPGGFEAFARSLPPLWEALERADPFSPVWCHRDTETRYRHVEVHEAWPERLLVVGDALCALNPVHAQGMSVATLCAEALDDVLAAGSEGVTRRYHRAAYGALADALTLAVAEDLRWCTPPQSAHPTVPRRLAKRVRSHLDAIDQRDVAARSAYLRLWHLLDPLPAHLRARPVSSVHEAQYSAAAMSRDDVK
- a CDS encoding aminotransferase class V-fold PLP-dependent enzyme — encoded protein: MNDIDWSEVRAGFAALSDKTFLDAACVSVAPKRATDALARFAELTATCPFRSATEAHIAMDEARAAVRPLAARMLGAKPEEIAIVESTTEGLSTLARALDWKDGDRVALSSLEFLQVAMPWAQLEGVALDPIAHEGGTFSVDDVARAIGPRTRMVAISSVQWSHGFRCDLDAIASLCRERGVWLVVDAVQQLGAFPIDVSRTPVDVVIAGGHKWLNSPFGAGVMYVRGERLAELKMPIGGYLSLEPPAGGWGTYFQTPSITPFREYRLVDEARALETGGTANYPGAVALAASMELVLELGQDRIASRIEGLASRAIEGLQASGARVVTPTDPAQRAGIVTFDLGSPAANEACMNALLDASVLVSVRYTDHVGGVRVSCHYFDDESDVDRLLDVIAAHRGG
- a CDS encoding LuxR C-terminal-related transcriptional regulator; this translates as MCRKIRKARTITTRKETLEVIAGDARLTGLIMEEDLPDGPGTQILKEVRGTRPMLPVLVLTANTAPEVINRAHRYRAEFHAKPTRRRSLLGFLRRAVAFERVPDQRVSWLLEETVIRYKLSPRETDVLAAAIAGTSRKDLSDQLGTSENTIKSVVKGALRKLPHGSLDDAGREILRQALDGSHATTLQDLYELRETPMIPGPPTIRPPGTQEEEE